A portion of the Chelonia mydas isolate rCheMyd1 chromosome 23, rCheMyd1.pri.v2, whole genome shotgun sequence genome contains these proteins:
- the LOC102933066 gene encoding histone H3.3A codes for MARTKQTARKSTGGKAPRKQLATKAARKSAPSTGGVKKPHRYRPGTVALREIRRYQKSTELLIRKLPFQRLVREIAQDFKTDLRFQSAAIGALQEASEAYLVGLFEDTNLCAIHAKRVTIMPKDIQLARRIRGERA; via the exons ATGGCCCGTACCAAGCAGACTGCTCGTAAATCCACTGGTGGGAAAGCCCCCCGGAAACAACTGGCCACTAAAGCAGCCAGGAAAAGTGCGCCTTCCACTGGGGGAGTGAAGAAACCTCATCGTTACAG GCCTGGCACTGTGGCCCTTCGAGAGATCCGGCGGTACCAGAAATCCACCGAGCTGCTGATTCGCAAGCTCCCTTTCCAGCGTCTCGTCCGTGAAATCGCTCAGGACTTCAAGACGGATCTGCGGTTCCAGAGCGCGGCCATTGGAGCCCTGCAG GAAGCCAGTGAGGCTTATCTCGTGGGTCTCTTTGAAGACACCAACTTGTGTGCAATCCACGCCAAAAGAGTCACCATCATGCCAAAAGACATCCAGCTGGCGCGTC
- the LOC122463595 gene encoding thyroid transcription factor 1-like: METSCMEGFGQFMQVTHQPCLQPALGPSGFSVTHCVSQSSMRGYCAGTFPGPADLPTYHQDNYCNGVASGDWYGQTQDGPYPPISRYMGPPGFNMPSTGCLGYIGEAAKSTLFLQNMSRRKRRVLFSQAQVYELEKRFELQKYLTAPEREHLAKVTHLTPNQVKIWFQNHRYKMKRQAKQRDLEQPPSPISVLHKTCASSPITSHVDYGFADPKLENKSTPEAHYNLPGLEQGGLRGQDLAMSPNTAADCQPKASNRSLMFSKSW, encoded by the exons ATGGAAACCTCATGCATGGAAGGGTTCGGGCAGTTCATGCAGGTCACTCACCAGCCTTGTCTTCAGCCTGCGCTGGGACCTTCTGGCTTCTCCGTCACTCACTGCGTTTCTCAAAGCTCCATGAGGGGTTACTGCGCTGGGACGTTCCCAGGCCCTGCTGACCTACCAACCTACCACCAAGACAATTACTGCAATGGGGTCGCCAGTGGAGACTGGTACGGGCAGACGCAGGATGGACCGTACCCACCAA TCTCTAGGTACATGGGACCGCCTGGATTTAACATGCCCAGCACTGGTTGCCTAGGATATATTGGCGAAGCGGCCAAATCTACCCTCTTCCTCCAGAACATGTCCAGGCGGAAGAGGAGGGTGCTGTTCTCTCAGGCTCAGGTTTACGAGTTGGAGAAGAGATTTGAGCTCCAGAAATACCTGACTGCTCCTGAGCGGGAGCATCTGGCTAAGGTCACCCACCTGACCCCCAACCAGGTGAAGATCTGGTTCCAGAACCACCGCTACAAGATGAAGAGGCAAGCCAAGCAGCGGGACCTGGAGCAGCCACCTAGCCCAATCTCAGTGCTCCACAAGACCTGTGCCAGCAGCCCCATCACCTCCCACGTTGACTATGGCTTTGCAGATCCCAAGCTGGAGAATAAATCCACTCCAGAGGCCCATTACAATCTCCCCGGACTTGAGCAAGGTGGTCTCAGAGGCCAAGACCTGGCCATGAGCCCCAACACTGCTGCAGACTGTCAGCCCAAGGCCAGCAACAGAAGCCTCATGTTTAGCAAGTCGTGGTAG